The Drechmeria coniospora strain ARSEF 6962 chromosome 02, whole genome shotgun sequence genome has a segment encoding these proteins:
- a CDS encoding C6 zinc finger domain containing protein yields MSQAVKRACDACHRRKVKCDGINPCRNCSSAQLSCTYNAIPQKKGPKGSRAKVISELRETQRQTSLSAKVQSRMNGIPCPPTNPALGPTPGLLTSELVKDCAQFFFDNLYAQAPILDRRQVEQQVLYMEQNRDAYCLMTSLCAFVMLQPGMAMPPGDPYNLDMMPGANIISSQLLLEEAIRVRKGYDYLDSITLNALATNYFLFGCYNGQEMHDKAWYYLREATTMIHMIGMSKEEYYLQFDAAEATRRRRLYWLFFVTERAYAIQRQHPISLQATINAPTVADDPNDPQSHLLNGFVLLVNMYKPFDDTLTAVWNKTMGHLSTQYLSGLQKQLNELVQSYACQDAAFNDVQTNQQWLKNTFWQLTGRVGGNGDDAMSFQYPVHLSRELLVGMASQFPVQIDLLGPRLIEKLVQMTSSMTEFLSMQPPSRDPFAVGPREHLNQIISMVAVSRNGDHRFLPLLMKKLSELLPRTASPMLQDVPENVNMASIDIFDGFGNAGMAQPPNSVQMSMAGTDFDRKFSVEDYEKKYAMDMSGNTPESATNSTHSNASPPAPPQSSADMNGSFGSSPGLMSPAIDYPHGMASFGCSSIPDMVMSPMGNPTQSGAINASQGQQQHQHLGHGHNGTAQHMNGMAQQGMRASGLNTVMMAQPPSLTFRPPPQRQGSFQMQGQSQLRAGNEFHAFRGADSEGNALVSMGSMGGDLDFAMR; encoded by the exons ATGTCCCAGGCCGTCAAGAGGGCCTGCGATGCCTGTCATCGTCGCAAGGTCAAGTGTGACGGCATCAACCCGTGCCGGAACTGCTCCTCGGCCCAGCTCTCGTGCACCTACAATGCCATCCCCCAGAAGAAGGGCCCCAAGGGCTCGAGGGCCAAGGTCATCAGCGAGCTGAGGGAGACGCAGCGGCAGACCAGCCTGTCGGCCAAGGTCCAGAGCCGAATGAACGGCATCCCGTGCCCTCCGACGAACCCGGCCTTGGGCCCGACGCCGGGCCTCCTCACgagcgagctcgtcaaggacTGCGCCCAGTTCTTCTTCGACAACCTCTACGCCCAGGCGCCcatcctcgaccgccgccaggtcgagcagcaggtccTCTACATGGAGCAGAATCGCGACGCCTACTGCCTCATGACCTCGCTGTGCGCCTTCGTCATGCTGCAGCCCGGCATGGCCATGCCGCCCGGCGACCCCTACAACCTCGACATGATGCCCGGCGCCAACATCATATCCAgccagctgctcctcgaggaggccatcCGCGTCCGCAAGGGGTATGACTACCTCGACTCCATCACCCTCAACGCCCTCGCCACCAACTATTTCCTCTTCGGCTGCTACAACGGCCAGGAGATGCACGACAAGGCCTGGTACTACCTTCGCGAGGCCACCACCATGATCCACATGATCGGCATGTCCAAGGAGGAATACTACCTGCagttcgacgccgccgaggccacgcgccgtcgacgcctgtATTGGCTGTTCTTCGTCACCGAACG TGCGTACGCCATCCAGCGTCAACACCCCATCTCCCTCCAGGCGACCATCAACGCCcccaccgtcgccgatgacCCGAACGATCCTCAGTCCCACCTGCTCAACGGCTTCGTTCTCCTCGTGAACATGTACAAGCCGTTCGACGACACGCTCACGGCCGTCTGGAACAAGACCATGGGCCACCTGTCGACCCAGTACCTGAGCGGGCTGCAGAAGCAGCTGAACGAGTTGGTGCAGTCCTACGCCTGCCAAGACGCCGCCTTCAACGACGTCCAGACCAACCAGCAGTGGCTCAAGAACACCTTTTGGCAGCTGACGGGTCGTGTCGGCGGCAACGGGGACGACGCCATGTCCTTTCAGTACCCCGTGCACCTGTCCCgagagctcctcgtcggcatggcgTCGCAGTTCCCCGTGCAGATCGACCTGCTCGGTCCAAGGCTG ATTGAAAAGCTGGTCCAGATGACGTCGTCCATGACCGAGTTCCTCTCCATGCAGCCGCCCTCGCGCGATCCTTTCGCCGTAGGTCCGCGCGAGCACCTGAACCAAATCATCTCCATGGTGGCCGTCTCCCGCAACGGGGACCATCGGTTCCTGCCGCTTCTCATGAAGAAGCTGAGCGAGCTGCTCCCCCGAACCGCCAGCCCCATGCTCCAGGACGTGCCGGAAAACGTCAACATGGCCAGCATCGACATCTTTGACGGCTTCGGAAACGCCGGCATGGCGCAACCGCCAAACTCGGTGCAAATGTCcatggccggcaccgacTTTGACCGAAAGTTCTCCGTCGAGGATTACGAGAAGAAGTATGCCATGGACATGAGCGGAAACACACCCGAGTCGGCCACGAACTCGACTCACTCCAACGCCTCCCCACCTGCGCCGCCGCAGAGCTCGGCCGACATGAACGGATCCTTTGGCAGCTCGCCGGGCCTCATGTCTCCCGCCATCGACTACCCTCACGGCATGGCCAGCTTTGGCTGCTCCTCCATACCGGACATGGTCATGAGCCCCATGGGCAACCCGACGCAGTCGGGTGCAATCAACGCCTCCCAGGGTCAACAGCAACACCagcacctcggccacggccataATGGGACGGCACAGCACATGAACGGCATGGCGCAGCAGGGCATGCGTGCGTCGGGCTTGAACACGGTCATGATGGCGCAACCGCCGTCGCTCACCTTCCGTCCGCCACCGCAGAGGCAAGGTAGCTTCCAGATGCAGGGTCAATCCCAATTACGCGCCGGAAACGAATTTCACGCCTTTCGGGGAGCGGACTCGGAAGGCAACGCCCTGGTCAGCATGGGCTCCATGGGCGGCGACCTTGACTTTGCCATGCGGTAA
- a CDS encoding taurine catabolism dioxygenase TauD, with translation MPELPTPRSLSGPLVWSEQSLRNKDEELYKLKLTSNEISDINTSLEHFKALELDLDQVSPATFPLGGLARQLQNVAQSVHGGLGFTVIQGLDMAQYSIKDSVIIFLGIASHIADKRGYQDTKGNILAHITNSKLWNVPMEKRHGIHSNKALPPDSSSLPCHQPFHNDMGCDILALQARHGTCAGGCICLSSAWTAYNRLLDDEPDVLQTLLAPNWPVQISGHHSRYYLAPALAMHGGKLMTSLDPNRFGRHAASTHADIPDLTTGQRHALERLFDVAMQAEVRLKLETGSFLFLNNWAILHRRDAYEDDESTSRHMVRLWLRNSQLGWAIPTRMLPPWLAAYGDGLQRASPIYALHPLTTYIAPKYSAGSAAFVMEDSDESDGE, from the exons ATGCCCGAGCTACCGACACCAAGATCACTATCAGGGCCTCTCGTATGGTCTGAACAGAGCCTCAGGAACAAGGACGAAGAGCTCTACAAGTTGAAACTCACCTCCAATGAGATTTCCGATATAAATACATCCCTAGAACATTTCAAGG CTCTTGAACTCGACTTGGACCAAGTTTCCCCCGCCACCTTTCCCCTTGGAGGCCTTGCACGCCAGCTTCAGAATGTCGCCCAGTCAGTTCACGGTGGCCTCGGATTCACTGTCATCCAAGGCCTGGATATGGCCCAGTATTCCATCAAGGACAGCGTCATTATCTTCCTAGGGATCGCTAGTCATATCGCCGACAAGAGGGGATATCAGGACACAAAGGGGAACATTTTGG CCCACATCACCAACTCGAAACTTTGGAATGTTCCCATGGAGAAACGTCATGGGATTCACTCCAACAAAGCGCTC CCGCCAGACAGCTCAAGTCTCCCATGCCACCAGCCTTTCCACAACGACATGGGTTGTGACATCCTAGCCCTGCAAGCTCGCCACGGTACATGTGCTGGTGGCTGCATATGTCTGAGTTCCGCTTGGACTGCGTATAACAGGCTTCTTGATGATGAGCCTGACGTCCTACAGACACTTCTGGCCCCCAACTGGCCCGTTCAGAT ATCGGGTCACCACAGTCGGTATTATCTGGCCCCGGCATTGGCCATGCACGGGGGTAAGCTGATGACAAGCCTGGACCCCAACCGCTTCGGGCGCCATGCCGCAAGTACCCATGCAGACATTCCGGATTTGACAACGGGACAAAGGCATGCGCTCGAGAGGTTATTCGACGTGGCCATGCAGGCCGAGGTGCGATTGAAGCTCGAGACTGGCAGCTTTCTGTTTCTCAACAACTGGGCCATCCTTCATCGCCGTGACGCCTACGAGGATGACGAAAGCACATCTCGCCACATGGTTCGACTCTGGCTGCGAAACAGCCAATTGGGCTGGGCCATCCCGACCCGAATGCTCCCACCATGGTTGGCAGCGTACGGGGACGGCCTGCAGAGGGCCTCTCCGATCTATGCACTTCACCCCTTGACCACCTATATCGCTCCAAAGTATTCTGCAGGGTCGGCTGCATTTGTTATGGAAGACTCTGACGAGTCAGATGGCGAGTGA